The Polyangiaceae bacterium genome includes a region encoding these proteins:
- a CDS encoding DnaJ domain-containing protein: protein MRLPGRLSATTLGDLLGLVHRDRASGVLELIELDGATRGRAHRVHFSRGLVSRVETSLSVARVGEILKQQGFVGDEALRRLTRELTRAPGRRAGEILLEDPQLSENALNAALRRQLRQRLDALFRLADAEIRFRVARPENERNIPLSPREFLHGRPRRRDAGARANGARPNAGRERARAEALAVLGLGGAATRDAVQRAFRTLASAVHPDRHPEASAEERAVLLKRFAELSAAYHLLVA, encoded by the coding sequence ATGCGGCTTCCGGGTCGTCTCTCGGCGACCACCCTCGGCGACCTCCTCGGGCTCGTCCACCGCGACCGGGCTTCGGGCGTGCTCGAGCTGATAGAGCTCGACGGTGCGACGCGCGGCCGCGCGCACCGCGTCCACTTCTCTCGAGGTTTGGTGTCGCGCGTCGAGACGTCGCTCTCCGTGGCTCGGGTGGGCGAGATCCTGAAGCAACAGGGCTTCGTCGGCGACGAAGCGCTCCGGCGCCTGACCCGGGAGCTGACGCGAGCGCCGGGACGGCGAGCCGGCGAGATCCTGCTGGAAGACCCTCAGCTCAGCGAGAACGCCTTGAACGCAGCGCTGCGGCGGCAGCTCCGGCAACGACTCGACGCGTTGTTTCGGCTGGCCGACGCCGAGATTCGCTTCCGTGTGGCGCGGCCGGAGAACGAGCGCAACATCCCGCTGTCGCCCCGAGAGTTCCTCCACGGCCGGCCGCGCCGGCGTGACGCCGGAGCTCGGGCGAACGGCGCCCGTCCCAACGCCGGCCGAGAACGGGCCCGCGCCGAGGCGCTGGCAGTGCTCGGCCTGGGAGGAGCCGCGACCCGTGACGCGGTCCAACGCGCGTTCCGCACGCTGGCCTCGGCGGTGCATCCGGATCGCCACCCCGAAGCCAGCGCGGAGGAGCGCGCGGTGCTGCTCAAGCGCTTCGCCGAGCTCAGCGCCGCGTATCACCTGCTGGTGGCGTGA
- a CDS encoding HAD-IA family hydrolase, with product MLIVFDLDGTLVDSRADIVCATNHALLEHGRPGLPDELVTSFIGDGARTLMARAAGLREDDARLEPFLQAFLDYYAAHAVVHTTLVPGAIAVLDTLAAGLPLALCTNKPRQTTLRVLDALGLRGYFAALSAGGDQAQKKPDPEPLLALGERLGFAPGDMVLVGDGPQDIECARRAGARSVGVAGNIAPRALLERARPDALLEEIRALPGLLHRWRNVHATSR from the coding sequence ATGCTGATTGTCTTCGACCTGGACGGCACGCTGGTGGACTCGCGCGCGGACATCGTCTGCGCCACGAACCACGCGCTCCTGGAGCACGGCCGGCCCGGGCTGCCGGACGAGCTGGTGACGAGCTTCATCGGAGACGGCGCGCGCACGCTGATGGCCCGGGCCGCGGGTTTGCGCGAGGACGACGCTCGGCTCGAGCCCTTCTTGCAGGCCTTCCTCGACTATTACGCCGCGCACGCGGTGGTTCACACCACGCTCGTGCCGGGCGCCATTGCCGTGCTCGACACGCTGGCGGCGGGGTTGCCCCTGGCGCTCTGCACCAACAAGCCGCGCCAGACCACGCTCCGCGTTCTCGACGCGCTGGGCCTCCGCGGCTACTTCGCGGCGCTCTCGGCCGGCGGCGATCAAGCGCAGAAGAAGCCCGACCCGGAGCCGCTGCTCGCGCTGGGGGAGCGGCTCGGCTTTGCGCCGGGAGACATGGTTTTGGTGGGTGACGGCCCGCAGGACATCGAGTGCGCACGCCGCGCCGGAGCACGCAGCGTCGGCGTGGCCGGCAACATCGCACCCAGAGCGCTGCTCGAGCGCGCGAGGCCCGACGCTCTGCTCGAGGAGATCCGCGCGTTGCCCGGGCTCCTGCACCGCTGGCGAAACGTTCACGCCACCAGCAGGTGA
- a CDS encoding chlorite dismutase family protein, which produces MSHGAPESPPIDLRERGAPRDGEPQLLDRRVFMQLLCFECGPTLGPETAIARLGARLEAAGMPSVIYEDVNHPYGIAVLGFSENPSDFVTKVRPACSDEGLVGLRMRPELTMLGRSYSTGFEQDLAFWLIERPKQTVLNQAWPWAVWYPLRRKGAFERLDPKERGGIMREHGGIGRAYGEADLAHDVRLACHGLDENDNEFVIGLVGKELFPLSHVVQAMRRTRQTAEFMEKMGPFFVGRAVWRHAGS; this is translated from the coding sequence ATGAGCCACGGAGCCCCGGAGTCACCCCCCATCGACCTGCGCGAACGCGGCGCGCCACGCGACGGTGAGCCGCAGCTGCTCGACCGCCGCGTCTTCATGCAGCTCCTGTGCTTCGAGTGCGGTCCGACTCTCGGGCCCGAGACGGCGATTGCGCGGCTCGGAGCGCGGCTAGAGGCCGCCGGCATGCCCTCGGTCATCTACGAAGACGTGAACCATCCCTACGGCATCGCGGTGCTCGGTTTCTCGGAGAATCCTTCTGACTTCGTGACCAAGGTTCGACCCGCGTGCTCGGACGAGGGCCTCGTGGGGCTCAGGATGCGTCCCGAGCTCACCATGCTCGGTCGGAGCTACTCGACCGGCTTCGAGCAGGACCTGGCCTTCTGGTTGATCGAGCGCCCGAAGCAGACCGTGCTCAACCAGGCTTGGCCCTGGGCCGTCTGGTACCCGCTCCGCCGCAAGGGCGCCTTCGAGCGGCTCGACCCGAAGGAGCGTGGCGGCATCATGCGCGAGCACGGCGGCATCGGTAGGGCCTACGGCGAAGCCGATCTGGCCCACGACGTGCGCCTCGCCTGCCATGGGCTGGACGAGAACGACAACGAGTTCGTGATCGGTCTCGTGGGCAAGGAGCTGTTCCCGCTCTCGCACGTGGTCCAGGCCATGCGACGCACGCGGCAGACCGCGGAGTTCATGGAGAAGATGGGTCCGTTCTTCGTGGGCCGCGCCGTCTGGCGTCACGCTGGGAGCTGA
- the hisZ gene encoding ATP phosphoribosyltransferase regulatory subunit produces the protein MRDLLPDESRALSWLGRDLLETFELHGYQRVTVPVFEYAAVLERGLGALDPREVLRFVEPESGEVVALRPDMTPQIARLTATRLGALPGPARLSYEGSVVRLRRERARKHRQIPQAGIELIGSAAPQGDFEVLEVACAALGRAGLRRYVLDLGHARVAGALLEPVPERDRPALVEALGQKDPLELERRARALGLDAGLVRALAGLSELHGGAEVWPRAERLLAGTAASAGLAELERAWRFASERGLAPEISVDLGEVRDLGYYTGVTFQMLAEGPGAAIGAGGRYDRLLEQFGAPRPAAGFAVALDHLSWALGEKRSAERLRVLVSGPAPADVLAALRAAGVACAAAPEAAWAHAEAWHFSHVLELGEPSARLSRIRGGAAEVLSSGDPSALAASIAALAIQKDDNQ, from the coding sequence ATGCGCGACCTGCTCCCGGACGAGAGCCGGGCGCTGTCCTGGTTGGGGCGAGACCTGCTCGAGACGTTCGAGCTCCACGGTTACCAGCGCGTGACGGTGCCGGTGTTCGAGTACGCCGCGGTGCTCGAGCGCGGGCTTGGCGCCCTCGATCCGCGCGAGGTCTTGCGCTTCGTGGAGCCGGAGTCCGGGGAGGTCGTGGCCCTGCGCCCCGACATGACTCCGCAGATCGCCCGGCTCACCGCCACCCGCCTCGGCGCGCTGCCGGGCCCGGCTCGACTCTCCTACGAGGGCTCGGTGGTGCGCCTGCGGCGGGAGCGCGCGCGCAAGCACCGGCAGATCCCCCAGGCTGGTATCGAGCTCATCGGCAGCGCCGCGCCACAGGGGGACTTCGAGGTGCTCGAGGTCGCCTGCGCCGCCCTGGGCCGGGCCGGGCTGCGGCGCTACGTGCTCGATCTCGGTCACGCGCGCGTCGCCGGGGCGTTGCTCGAGCCGGTGCCTGAGCGGGACCGGCCAGCCCTGGTGGAGGCGCTCGGACAGAAGGACCCGCTCGAGCTCGAGCGGCGCGCGCGGGCTCTCGGGCTCGACGCAGGTCTGGTGCGAGCGCTCGCCGGCCTCTCCGAGCTGCACGGCGGCGCGGAGGTCTGGCCGCGGGCCGAGCGCCTGCTGGCCGGAACGGCCGCCAGCGCCGGCCTCGCGGAGCTCGAGCGCGCCTGGCGGTTCGCTTCGGAGCGGGGCCTGGCCCCCGAGATCAGCGTCGATCTCGGCGAGGTGCGTGACCTGGGTTACTACACCGGCGTGACCTTCCAAATGCTCGCGGAGGGGCCCGGAGCGGCCATCGGAGCCGGCGGGCGCTACGACCGCTTGCTCGAGCAGTTCGGGGCGCCGCGTCCCGCCGCCGGCTTCGCGGTCGCCCTCGACCACCTGAGCTGGGCCCTGGGCGAGAAGCGCTCTGCCGAGCGGCTGCGGGTGCTGGTCAGCGGGCCCGCTCCGGCGGACGTGCTCGCTGCGCTGCGGGCCGCGGGCGTCGCCTGCGCCGCGGCTCCCGAAGCAGCGTGGGCGCACGCGGAGGCGTGGCATTTCAGCCACGTGCTCGAGCTCGGCGAGCCGAGCGCGCGCCTAAGCCGGATTCGAGGCGGCGCCGCGGAAGTGCTCTCGAGCGGTGATCCCAGCGCTCTGGCCGCGAGCATCGCGGCTTTGGCCATTCAGAAGGACGACAATCAATGA
- a CDS encoding MerR family transcriptional regulator, with amino-acid sequence MARRLMRMAELERLSGVPRETIHYYLREGLLPAPTRQGKTQALYDDSHLERLRLVRQLREEKYLPVAVIRSVLRAGLERPPSRDLDTLADVLRIDPHLGGEPAPAPVVDQEVARVAQDLGLLMAGESSADPTVARVLGTVAEVVALEGLTRELTLEDLRVSATAVGALVEAEAAVFFDAVIRRGEMSEAVVALRAGRAPVARFIAAYRDLMLRRIVDALISAVQSASARVEQASPLPLGSELAARLGADEHRAKLAAGALQGDFAQANDLAWHLFAVGPARDLGRLPAESLRPRAELLAAWSNQAEPDQIDRILSRAGSFPLGEVLAAERALSNALAHGQAGASVLEGVVPALGRLFRADPGNDADPLASALAFLRRGLVGLALPRALGRGSSAVSDLESAIGVVLSAPGRLHPAAHARIEGNARLALGRHLLGVGRLAEGRAQLARAVALDPTGPIGQSAESTLAEAPPEILAARERAR; translated from the coding sequence ATGGCACGCAGACTGATGCGCATGGCGGAGCTCGAGCGCCTGTCGGGCGTGCCTCGGGAGACCATCCACTACTACCTGCGAGAGGGCCTCCTGCCGGCGCCGACCCGGCAAGGCAAGACGCAGGCACTGTACGACGACTCCCACCTCGAACGGCTGCGGTTGGTGCGGCAGCTGCGCGAAGAAAAGTACTTGCCAGTCGCGGTGATCCGCAGCGTTCTTCGAGCAGGGCTCGAACGCCCCCCGAGCCGCGACCTGGATACCCTGGCGGACGTGCTGCGGATCGATCCCCACCTGGGTGGCGAGCCGGCTCCGGCTCCGGTCGTCGACCAGGAGGTCGCGCGGGTGGCCCAGGACCTGGGGCTGCTGATGGCCGGAGAGAGCAGCGCCGATCCGACCGTTGCGCGGGTGCTCGGCACGGTGGCCGAGGTCGTCGCCCTGGAAGGTCTGACGCGAGAGCTGACGCTCGAAGACCTGCGGGTCAGCGCGACCGCCGTCGGGGCGTTGGTCGAGGCGGAGGCAGCGGTGTTCTTCGACGCGGTGATTCGGCGCGGAGAGATGAGCGAAGCCGTCGTGGCGCTGCGTGCGGGGCGCGCGCCGGTCGCCCGCTTCATCGCGGCCTACCGAGACTTGATGCTGCGGCGCATCGTGGACGCGCTGATCTCGGCGGTGCAGAGCGCGTCGGCTCGGGTCGAGCAGGCGAGCCCCCTCCCGCTCGGTTCCGAGCTCGCGGCGCGGCTCGGCGCCGACGAGCACCGAGCGAAGCTCGCCGCCGGCGCGCTGCAGGGCGATTTCGCCCAAGCCAACGACCTGGCGTGGCACCTGTTCGCCGTGGGCCCGGCGCGCGACCTCGGACGGCTGCCGGCGGAGTCGCTCAGGCCGCGCGCGGAGCTGCTCGCAGCGTGGAGCAACCAGGCGGAGCCGGACCAGATCGACCGAATCCTGTCGCGCGCGGGTAGCTTCCCCCTCGGGGAGGTGCTGGCGGCCGAGCGCGCCCTGTCGAACGCCCTCGCGCACGGGCAGGCCGGGGCGAGCGTGCTCGAGGGGGTGGTCCCGGCGCTCGGGAGGCTGTTCCGGGCCGACCCCGGCAACGACGCCGATCCGCTGGCGTCGGCGCTGGCGTTCCTGCGTCGCGGCCTGGTCGGGCTCGCCTTGCCCCGGGCCTTGGGCCGTGGATCGAGCGCGGTGAGCGACCTCGAGTCGGCGATCGGTGTGGTTCTGAGCGCGCCGGGGCGGCTGCATCCTGCGGCGCACGCTCGCATCGAGGGCAACGCGCGCCTCGCGCTCGGGCGTCATCTGCTCGGCGTGGGGCGCTTGGCCGAGGGCCGAGCGCAGCTCGCGCGGGCGGTCGCGCTCGATCCGACGGGGCCGATTGGCCAGAGCGCGGAGAGCACCCTCGCCGAGGCCCCGCCCGAGATCTTGGCCGCGCGCGAGCGCGCGAGGTAA